The following proteins are encoded in a genomic region of Entelurus aequoreus isolate RoL-2023_Sb linkage group LG01, RoL_Eaeq_v1.1, whole genome shotgun sequence:
- the xirp2a gene encoding xin actin-binding repeat-containing protein 2 isoform X1 yields METQSGNGEEAASWSIHTKGHCGPQVDAPEDPVLREDLEAAKRIEKFDIPLDSLKRMFEKPTELTSVHAAPSKRVTSRSLTLPDQPKEKTMALHGDDTFSAGAEEDLLQESRAPDADDREASESVSLKERLAMYQAAVSHKESGSLSSAAVMDESEACSLPGGLASVKKQFENQEFASSSSQSSSTQFHFQQRSVQEVCHSSEVTVRSSVREVAPSTAIFHKEVVHDERVHQNNMAGIHGHQHNDTVRLATGDDLPKVSTQALKQQYEKTIEEATPADEIKVDMDFNQFQWTPVSKLSEASAKTSHKYSSSVKTTASSAVSSAANETTEYFPPPPPMSLLEVPQQELESSSQASQHKTTVNREQYFKHKSMAELKRLYKHIHPEVRKNLEEDYHNQLTEAQQTFLENQEVVGDVQQACFMFENEGSSGSTSPDRESVEWDEILKGEVESRRWMFENKPLDTIKDDSPNDNEDKNIAQQEIIAGKDVRYTAWMFETKPIDALGNEMEDFSEQTQKVTDLAKGDVRTATWLFETQPLDYLNKIYQDDEQNGETVITKDITGGDVKTARYLFETQHLDSLGKTETFEESHFLSLKSEMEELKGDVKTTTRRFETLPMCVIRGDAGEMLQITTIRREETEKGDVKTSRWMFETQPLDTINKDLVNVKLICGISMEDNVQGGVNKGRWLFETKNLDTIKDEEWEISRKQKEEIIGADVRKHCLVFETQPMGMLKDNANARPVPSEEIIGGDVRSAKHLFETVPMEHLKELMEVGKLQKRVATEEEKGDVRHQKWVFESQPLESIREEKKEILRTVNIEALDKGDVTNYKEKFECMDLSKCEGAQKIQVEGVTSGSVESNRVLFESTPMYAMQDSSGHYHEVRTVTREEIVKGDVHSCRWMFETRPIDEFDDSINKFQLIKGISKQEIESGDVKTAKWLFETQQLDTIKHVDSEEKETIEKTEIERGDVKTCRWLFETQPMDALYEKVEKSDANVEEVQKGDVKTCTWLFETQSLDNIRDHTELESETVLKTCTVKQDDIQGKDVRLARFLFETENLENLTGEDSGSFRKVTEIDIQSGDVSKMKYIFENRSSDIMTSTSKETMQRLKIQQAEDIQKGNVVNCTWMFENHPIDAIHEESKEERERKTVTDVQGGNVDKGRFIFETFSLDQIKDKTTESEMTTLTSISREEVEKGDVKNYTMMFETQPLYAIRDKEGHYHEVTTVTKEEIIRGDVVGARWLFETKPLDSIRDSEEVYVIKSVTEEGVNKGDVSSARWRFETQPLDEISEEIKIKSKTVADIQGGDVKTSKHRFESDEMSQKYIRTVSVSEIQKGDVRSATWMFETRAIDEIGSEGEEYDGMEKVTKEEVMKGDVKQSVWLFEKQPLDSIKDTEDTTLLVQKEEIPQGDVKTTTWLFETTPFHEFNESSVEKRDIMGKSVKETLEELYSQKMVNSQGVLIEADEIGDVRMAKYKLMNQEAPQIQKEEIIRGNLSNIMMNLLNRREITERAITIDKEERGNINTTVEQLFNQETGSQIEKEEILRGDIQEAINSLLRNESSSKRGILIQEDEKGDVRMTIYSLLNKEERAGMEKEDIVQGNVSKTLHRLLSNSGAEDSKKIRVEDTERGNVSFYSTCIESGALEYLRQLQCDTNETEQVVEKEHIIGGDIEETKILLRKNQQEIGRTVAKDDIVPGDVCSIVQVFMTEPSVTFRNLDNQDIVKGDLSAALDSLTQAINQKVVLEKEEVVKGDLPTTLKSLENAQHQSKEMEKPEIIRGDIRGALESLEKSATVKMEVTVEDLVPGDIRGTLKSLEEAKRVVKEVEREEIVKGDIHTAMQGLHEASSDKKLYQHQVSEQGDVKGTIQLLLEPTTSPRMQRRGSTEGDVKTSIKSLYAEQETFVEKEEVVKGDVQGAIKCLMQKKHYSKPKRIHSLKKAKAPQKNPLTVNQVVHEGSREEKRESKTGSSDAAVKNISQSCESQRHNESKLVKTQVITNETSVAKTHNTAGAAPQKSMKEERHKVLLPHKTQSQKPIMITTKQTANYEQAKTKSADVNTIKEAHDSSQTNISDKQICEMKSVKQVQTTVVQKTVSHKQNVTISEQSSTSKNVIQDKTHTQKQGIKNMKTDSRNLDMMTRGVNKKGKPEIHFPPPPASPPPSSESEFSLPPPPSPILENPAPLMSQSSTVTLESELPPPPPPPPPPVECVKSEPEFFPPPPPSWTGPDFLPPPPSQEDLGTIPPPRPANPGKPIGKPLFKVPKQEEAPRPVPAKPKWQKNLQRPTQLHLDQVTTSTVTEVKVQESIPGTSQKIKADPKIQSLTSAKLTEKETPPPPKKTFLPPIRLPPPPEPVPETKPRPYARKFKTPLMLAEEKYRQQTMEKEETERSTVATPATPPVNAQVLSNIDSLQLSASSKTEKRETTETTKGQVHISKEETKTQYVATNESPSQISQTKPLMSVVNKKVAPGCSGISLENQQKILSSKVTIKNQAAPSPKGPPISEQKPSKVEIQSASNVVTSSVTEQQFIKQSRVSTVMQTAPSKENINIQGQAAALPRAQDAKNLNELFTKEGKIPPSQPTKIPKVTPSFKVKTFKMPPEKKEMQSQKETMKEVLHLQGSEAKVTQESSQMRSSATEVKVKATKNQESQLKSEKLVQMNEAKETLPAPVTVLVPNKEKITSPAASVSHVQQSTRVEQVQRRQEVVVTERVVQQNSQSHEAAHMHQKQTQQQVAETNKMQRASGKSKSELKSASVKKEAHSEEVQQSDKCREMQKLLTQIEELEGTPSKIDSTTVSVIISELPDWLLGSVERKNLSGIAKQSNKKKLKEMLVYLKNIVQVRYTTLEEKLTVEVKEKEAPPAVLPKPGKKVFSGVTTNISKISTRSSEERKSLQERKKQELSEATDQRAHSPLASIRTPSPTFISIESRRIESPLRGTPSPQPYRSVGTPPPAPRKQFTTTTAFRATPSPTMSRSEKLMKLKDASPKHSGDLTPPPPMVTSEVIVSAEFSSSVEQAIPTVRTEQGLVDTAETGDSMMTVKDKKSFFEEARKAEVSKLYLRKDPIDIPERLEADTEENVQVLTADIPKEDLPKVDLTKLVNRFESTRPKVYSRKEPIVITERLGSDTEDAEAEPHTPRTEELPTFNVKAIKNVFESGEHSSQAARDLREQIEKREPDFPHAEMSSVTERFCSVDDFGNMMRSEVHSGSSLTRGNPPSYADVVRGAVPTLAVPPEASAEELLRNFQQSWAEGQGTFQNVGFSVMEQRSSQIVTHQQETVVTEDSSSRRRTVQGVSDEGVPHGISDRRQAKLP; encoded by the exons GTCATGGACGAGTCTGAGGCCTGTTCACTTCCTGGTGGCCTGGCCAGTGTGAAGAAACAGTTCGAGAACCAGGAGTTTGCCTCCTCGTCCTCCCAGTCCAGCAGCACACAGTTCCATTTTCAGCAGAGATCTGTGCAG GAGGTGTGCCATTCCTCCGAGGTGACGGTGAGAAGCAGTGTCAGAGAGGTTGCCCCCTCCACGGCCATATTTCATAAAgag GTGGTCCACGACGAGCGAGTGCACCAGAACAACATGGCCGGCATTCACGGACACCAGCACAACGACACAG TTAGGCTTGCCACAGGAGACGACCTACCCAAGGTTTCCACTCAGGCTTTGAAGCAGCAGTATGAAAAAACCATAGAGGAAGCAACACCAGCTGATGAAATTAAG GTCGATATGGATTTTAACCAGTTTCAGTGGACTCCAGTAAGCAAGTTATCCGAAGCTTCAGCCAAGACCAGCCACAAATACTCCTCATCTGTGAAGACCACTGCCTCATCTGCAGTTTCATCAGCCGCTAACGAAACAACAGAATatttccctcctcctcctccgatgAGTCTGCTGGAGGTACCACAACAAGAACTTGAGAGCAGTTCCCAAGCCTCCCAACATAAAACCACTGTCAACAGGGAGCAGTACTTTAAACATAAGAGCATGGCTGAACTGAAGCGCCTCTACAAGCACATTCATCCAGAAGTCCGCAAAAACCTGGAAGAAGACTACCACAATCAGCTTACCGAGGCGCAGCAAACCTTTCTGGAAAATCAGGAGGTGGTGGGAGATGTTCAGCAGGCATGCTTTATGTTTGAAAATGAGGGTTCGAGTGGGAGTACGAGTCCTGACCGAGAATCCGTGGAGTGGGACGAGATCCTTAAAGGAGAAGTTGAATCCAGGCGCTGGATGTTTGAAAACAAGCCACTGGATACGATTAAAGATGACAGTCCCAATGATAATGAGGATAAGAATATTGCACAGCAGGAAATCATTGCCGGTAAGGATGTCAGATACACAGCATGGATGTTTGAGACTAAGCCCATTGATGCTCTGGGCAATGAGATGGAGGATTTTTCCGAACAGACACAAAAAGTGACTGATCTTGCAAAAGGTGACGTCCGTACCGCTACTTGGCTCTTTGAGACGCAGCCTCTCGACTACCTAAATAAGATCTACCAAGATGATGAACAGAATGGTGAGACTGTTATCACCAAAGACATCACTGGAGGAGATGTGAAAACTGCCAGGTATCTCTTCGAGACCCAGCATCTTGATTCCCTGGGCAAAACTGAAACTTTTGAGGAAAGCCACTTCCTCAGCCTGAAGTCTGAGATGGAAGAGTTAAAAGGGGATGTGAAGACGACCACACGCAGGTTTGAGACTCTGCCCATGTGTGTCATTAGGGGGGATGCTGGAGAGATGCTGCAGATCACCACCATTCGCAGGGAGGAGACAGAGAAAGGAGATGTTAAGACGTCACGCTGGATGTTTGAAACCCAGCCCCTAGATACAATTAACAAAGACCTTGTAAACGTAAAGCTCATATGCGGTATTTCCATGGAGGACAATGTTCAAGGCGGAGTCAACAAAGGGAGATGGCTTTTTGAGACAAAGAATCTGGATACCATCAAGGACGAGGAGTGGGAGATTTCCAGGAAGCAAAAGGAAGAGATAATTGGAGCTGATGTGAGAAAACACTGCCTGGTGTTCGAAACTCAACCTATGGGTATGCTGAAGGATAACGCCAATGCTAGACCTGTTCCTTCTGAGGAGATTATAGGAGGTGATGTGCGATCAGCGAAACACCTGTTTGAAACTGTGCCAATGGAACATCTCAAAGAACTGATGGAAGTGGGGAAACTTCAGAAAAGGGTGGCAACTGAAGAAGAAAAGGGTGACGTGAGACATCAGAAGTGGGTGTTTGAAAGCCAGCCTTTGGAGAGCATAAGAGAGGAGAAAAAAGAAATTCTGAGAACTGTGAATATTGAAGCTCTAGATAAAGGAGATGTGACAAATTATAAGGAAAAATTTGAGTGTATGGATTTAAGTAAATGTGAAGGGGCACAGAAAATTCAAGTTGAGGGCGTCACAAGCGGCTCAGTGGAATCCAACAGAGTTCTTTTTGAATCTACGCCTATGTATGCCATGCAAGACAGCTCTGGCCACTACCACGAGGTGAGGACTGTGACGCGAGAGGAGATAGTCAAGGGAGACGTGCATAGTTGCAGATGGATGTTTGAAACACGACCTATTGATGAGTTTGATGACAGCATCAACAAGTTTCAGCTCATCAAAGGCATTTCTAAACAAGAGATCGAGTCAGGGGATGTCAAGACGGCCAAATGGCTCTTTGAAACTCAACAGCTTGATACAATCAAACATGTTGACAGTGAAGAAAAGGAGACTATAGAAAAGACTGAAATTGAGAGAGGTGACGTGAAGACTTGCAGGTGGCTGTTCGAGACACAGCCGATGGATGCCTTGTATGAAAAGGTGGAGAAGAGCGATGCGAATGTTGAGGAAGTGCAGAAAGGTGATGTGAAAACCTGCACTTGGCTCTTTGAGACCCAGAGTCTTGACAACATACGTGACCATACAGAGTTAGAGTCTGAGACCGTTTTGAAAACCTGCACTGTAAAACAAGATGACATCCAAGGGAAAGATGTGCGACTGGCCCGCTTCCTTTTTGAGACAGAGAATCTCGAAAACCTCACCGGCGAAGACAGCGGCTCTTTCCGGAAGGTCACGGAAATCGACATTCAGTCGGGTGATGTTTCCAAAATGAAGTACATTTTTGAGAATCGCTCATCAGACATAATGACCTCTACTTCGAAGGAAACAATGCAGCGGCTAAAGATACAGCAGGCTGAAGACATCCAGAAGGGTAATGTCGTCAACTGCACCTGGATGTTTGAGAATCACCCGATCGATGCCATCCATGAAGAGTCCAAAGAAGAGAGAGAAAGGAAAACAGTCACTGATGTCCAAGGGGGTAACGTTGACAAAGGCCGCTTCATTTTTGAGACATTCTCTCTCGATCAAATTAAGGACAAAACCACTGAGTCTGAAATGACAACGCTCACAAGCATCTCTAGAGAGGAAGTCGAGAAGGGAGATGTTAAAAACTACACCATGATGTTTGAGACTCAACCACTGTATGCTATCCGCGACAAAGAAGGTCATTACCATGAAGTCACCACTGTCACCAAGGAGGAGATCATAAGAGGAGACGTGGTGGGAGCCAGATGGCTGTTTGAGACTAAACCTCTGGATTCTATCAGAGACTCTGAGGAGGTTTATGTTATAAAATCTGTTACCGAAGAAGGCGTCAACAAAGGAGACGTCAGCTCTGCCAGATGGAGATTTGAAACCCAACCTCTTGATGAAATTTCAGAAGAAATAAAAATCAAGTCGAAAACAGTTGCAGACATCCAGGGAGGTGATGTGAAAACAAGCAAGCATAGATTTGAGAGTGATGAGATGTCACAAAAGTACATCAGAACGGTCAGCGTTAGCGAAATCCAAAAGGGGGACGTCAGATCGGCTACGTGGATGTTTGAAACCCGTGCAATTGACGAAATTGGCAGCGAGGGAGAAGAGTATGACGGTATGGAGAAAGTGACAAAAGAGGAAGTTATGAAAGGGGATGTGAAGCAGTCTGTTTGGCTTTTTGAGAAGCAGCCTCTTGATAGCATCAAAGATACAGAAGACACAACTCTGCTAGTCCAAAAGGAGGAAATCCCACAGGGtgatgtaaaaacaacaacatggctcTTTGAAACGACGCCTTTCCATGAATTCAACGAGAGCAGTGTGGAAAAAAGAGACATCATGGGCAAAAGCGTCAAAGAGACACTCGAGGAACTGTACAGTCAGAAAATGGTCAACTCGCAAGGTGTCCTTATTGAGGCAGATGAAATTGGTGATGTTCGCATGGCCAAGTACAAGCTGATGAACCAAGAGGCCCCGCAAATCCAAAAAGAAGAAATTATTCGTGGCAACCTGAGCAACATCATGATGAACCTCCTGAATCGCAGGGAGATCACGGAGAGGGCGATAACTATAGACAAGGAAGAGCGGGGCAACATCAACACCACAGTCGAGCAACTGTTCAACCAAGAGACGGGCAGCCAAATCGAAAAAGAAGAAATCCTCCGTGGCGACATTCAGGAAGCCATAAATAGCCTGCTGAGAAATGAGAGTTCTTCCAAGCGTGGTATTCTGATTCAGGAGGATGAGAAAGGAGATGTGAGGATGACAATCTATTCCTTATTGAACAAAGAGGAACGAGCTGGCATGGAAAAAGAGGATATTGTTCAAGGCAACGTCAGCAAAACGCTTCATCGCCTCCTCTCCAACTCAGGGGCAGAGGACTCGAAAAAGATAAGGGTAGAAGACACAGAACGGGGCAATGTCAGCTTTTACTCCACGTGCATAGAATCTGGAGCCTTGGAGTACTTGAGGCAGCTTCAGTGTGATACAAATGAAACAGAGCAAGTCGTGGAAAAGGAGCATATCATTGGTGGGGATATCGAGGAAACTAAAATCTTGCTTAGGAAGAATCAACAGGAGATAGGTCGCACAGTGGCAAAGGACGATATAGTTCCTGGTGATGTATGCAGCATTGTTCAAGTCTTTATGACAGAGCCCAGTGTTACTTTCCGAAACCTCGACAATCAAGACATCGTTAAAGGGGACCTTAGTGCGGCCTTGGATTCGCTGACTCAAGCCATCAATCAGAAAGTGGTGCTAGAGAAAGAGGAAGTGGTAAAAGGAGATTTACCCACAACTTTGAAATCTTTGGAGAACGCTCAGCATCAGTCCAAAGAAATGGAAAAGCCAGAAATCATTCGGGGAGACATTAGAGGTGCTCTCGAGTCACTAGAGAAGTCTGCAACTGTAAAAATGGAAGTGACTGTTGAAGATTTAGTGCCAGGCGATATCAGAGGAACGCTGAAGTCCCTGGAGGAGGCCAAACGAGTAGTGAAGGAAGTTGAAAGAGAGGAGATTGTTAAAGGAGACATTCACACCGCCATGCAAGGTTTACACGAGGCATCCAGTGACAAAAAATTATATCAGCATCAAGTGAGTGAACAAGGCGATGTTAAAGGTACCATCCAGCTCCTCCTTGAGCCGACGACCAGCCCAAGGATGCAGCGCAGGGGGAGCACCGAGGGAGATGTGAAAACATCCATAAAATCGCTGTATGCCGAACAAGAAACATTTGTGGAAAAAGAGGAAGTAGTGAAAGGGGACGTTCAAGGTGCGATAAAGTGTCtcatgcaaaaaaaacattattcaaAGCCAAAACGCATCCATTCTCTCAAGAAAGCAAAGGCTCCGCAGAAAAATCCATTAACTGTAAATCAAGTGGTGCATGAGGGCTCACGTGAAGAAAAGAGGGAGAGCAAAACAGGCAGTTCAGATGCCGCTGTAAAAAATATCTCTCAGAGCTGTGAGTCACAGAGGCACAATGAAAGCAAACTGGTGAAAACACAGGTGATTACCAATGAGACCTCTGTAGCCAAAACCCACAATACTGCTGGGGCCGCTCCACAAAAGAGCATGAAAGAAGAGAGGCACAAAGTGCTGCTCCCACACAAAACACAATCCCAAAAGCCCATTATGATAACGACTAAACAAACGGCTAATTATGAGCAGGCAAAAACTAAATCCGCTGATGTGAATACAATTAAAGAGGCACACGATTCGTCGCAGACAAATATATCAGACAAGCAAATATGCGAAATGAAATCAGTCAAACAGGTACAGACGACAGTCGTGCAGAAGACTGTCTCACACAAACAAAATGTCACAATATCTGAGCAGAGCTCCACATCTAAAAATGTCATCCAAGATAAGACTCATACACAAAAGCAAGGCATTAAAAACATGAAGACTGACTCTCGTAACCTTGACATGATGACGCGGGGCGTAAACAAAAAGGGGAAACCAGAAATTCACTTCCCTCCACCTCCCGCATCTCCACCTCCGTCCTCAGAGTCGGAGTTTTCCCTCCCTCCCCCGCCATCTCCAATCCTGGAAAACCCAGCACCTCTGATGTCTCAGTCTTCCACTGTGACGCTGGAGAGTGAactcccgccgccgccgccgccgccaccacCACCTGTTGAATGTGTCAAATCAGAGCCGGAATTTTTTCCACCTCCTCCTCCCTCTTGGACTGGACCAGATTTCCTTCCTCCACCACCTTCCCAGGAAGATCTTGGCACAATCCCGCCACCTCGGCCTGCAAATCCAGGGAAACCCATTGGTAAGCCTTTGTTTAAAGTGCCCAAACAAGAAGAAGCACCAAGGCCCGTACCGGCAAAACCAAAATGGCAAAAAAATCTGCAAAGACCTACTCAGCTTCACCTTGACCAAGTAACAACATCCACTGTCACAGAGGTCAAAGTTCAAGAAAGTATACCAGGTACAAGCCAGAAAATTAAAGCGGACCCGAAAATACAAAGCCTTACTTCTGCTAAACTGACAGAAAAAGAAACCCCACCACCAcccaaaaaaacatttcttcCCCCCATTAGGTTGCCTCCACCACCTGAACCTGTTCCTGAGACAAAACCGAGGCCCTACGCTCGCAAATTCAAAACTCCCCTAATGCTCGCCGAGGAGAAATACCGTCAGCAGACAATGGAGAAAGAGGAAACAGAGAGAAGTACAGTCGCAACTCCCGCAACTCCTCCAGTAAATGCACAGGTTCTCTCCAATATTGACAGTCTGCAGCTTTCTGCATCAAGTAAGACTGAAAAAAGAGAGACCACAGAAACAACCAAAGGACAAGTACACATTTCCAAAGAGgaaacaaaaacacaatatgtAGCCACCAATGAAAGTCCATCTCAGATTTCTCAGACCAAGCCCTTGATGTCAGTGGTAAATAAGAAAGTAGCCCCAGGGTGTTCCGGTATTTCTTTGGAGAACCAGCAAAAAATACTCTCCTCAAAAGTCACCATAAAGAATCAGGCAGCACCTTCACCTAAGGGTCCGCCTATTTCTGAACAGAAACCCTCCAAAGTAGAAATCCAGTCAGCTTCTAATGTTGTCACCTCTTCAGTCACCGAGCAGCAGTTCATTAAGCAGTCCAGGGTCAGTACTGTCATGCAGACTGCGCCGTCAAAGGAAAATATAAATATCCAAGGGCAGGCCGCAGCTTTACCGAGAGCTCAGGATGCCAAAAACCTCAATGAGTTGTTCACGAAAGAAGGCAAAATACCCCCGTCTCAACCCACAAAAATTCCAAAGGTAACTCCCAGTTTCAAGGTGAAAACGTTTAAGATGCCGCCAGAGAAAAAAGAGATGCAGAGCCAAAAAGAGACAATGAAAGAAGTCCTCCATTTGCAGGGGAGTGAAGCAAAAGTGACCCAAGAAAGCTCCCAGATGAGGTCATCCGCAACAGAAGTGAAAGTAAAAGCGACGAAAAATCAAGAAAGTCAGCTGAAGAGTGAGAAACTTGTGCAAATGAATGAAGCCAAAGAAACCCTGCCAGCACCAGTCACTGTTTTAGTGCCCAATAAGGAGAAGATAACATCTCCGGCAGCATCTGTGTCCCATGTTCAGCAGAGCACAAGGGTAGAGCAGGTCCAAAGACGACAGGAAGTGGTTGTGACAGAGAGGGTGGTGCAACAAAACTCTCAGAGCCATGAAGCTGCACATATGCACCAAAAGCAAACTCAGCAACAAGTGGCAGAAACAAACAAAATGCAGAGAGCATCGGGAAAGTCCAAAAGTGAGCTGAAGAGCGCGTCCGTCAAAAAGGAGGCTCATTCCGAGGAGGTCCAACAATCAGACAAATGCCGTGAAATGCAGAAGCTGCTCACTCAAATCGAGGAGCTTGAGGGCACGCCGAGCAAGATTGACTCCACCACCGTCAGCGTGATTATAAGTGAGCTCCCTGATTGGCTGCTTGGCTCGGTGGAGAGAAAGAATTTGAGCGGTATTGCCAAGCAGTCAAATAAGAAAAAGTTGAAAGAGATGCTGGTTTATTTGAAGAATATCGTTCAAGTTAGGTACACAACTCTGGAGGAGAAGTTGACAGTGGAGGTAAAAGAAAAGGAGGCGCCGCCGGCAGTGCTTCCAAAACCAGGGAAGAAGGTGTTTAGTGGTGTGACGACAAATATATCAAAAATCAGTACGAGATCGTCTGAAGAAAGAAAATCTCTCCAAGAGAGGAAAAAACAGGAGCTGAGTGAAGCAACAGATCAGAGAGCACACTCCCCACTGGCGAGCATTCGCACCCCCTCGCCCACCTTCATCAGCATCGAATCCAGGAGGATAGAGTCACCGCTCAGAGGTACCCCATCACCGCAGCCGTACAGGTCTGTTGGGACACCGCCGCCCGCACCTCGTAAGCAGTTCACAACCACAACGGCCTTCAGGGCCACACCATCTCCCACAATGAGCCGCTCAGAGAAGCTGATGAAACTGAAAGACGCTTCCCCAAAGCATTCTGGCGACCTCACCCCACCACCTCCAATGGTGACATCGGAGGTGATTGTGAGTGCCGAATTCTCTTCGTCTGTCGAACAGGCCATTCCCACGGTGAGGACTGAGCAGGGCTTGGTGGATACGGCAGAAACTGGTGACTCCATGATGACGGTCAAAGATAAAAAGTCTTTCTTTGAGGAGGCCCGGAAAGCAGAAGTCAGCAAGTTGTATCTAAGAAAGGATCCGATTGACATCCCTGAACGCCTCGAAGCTGACACTGAGGAGAATGTGCAGGTTTTGACTGCAGACATACCAAAAGAGGATCTTCCCAAAGTGGATTTGACTAAACTGGTGAATAGATTTGAATCCACACGACCGAAAGTCTACTCCAGGAAGGAGCCGATTGTCATCACAGAAAGGCTTGGGAGTGACACAGAGGACGCAGAGGCCGAACCGCACACACCCCGAACAGAAGAACTGCCGACCTTCAACGTCAAAGCGATAAAGAATGTGTTCGAAAGTGGCGAGCACAGTTCTCAGGCAGCCCGAGATCTACGGGAACAAATTGAGAAAAGGGAACCGGACTTTCCGCACGCGGAAATGTCCTCCGTCACCGAGCGGTTTTGCAGCGTTGATGACTTTGGCAACATGATGAGGAGTGAGGTGCATTCTGGGAGCTCTCTGACCCGCGGCAACCCTCCATCCTACGCCGACGTGGTGAGAGGCGCGGTTCCAACTCTTGCCGTGCCCCCGGAAGCCTCTGCCGAGGAGCTGCTGAGAAACTTCCAGCAGTCTTGGGCCGAGGGCCAAGGAACCTTCCAGAATGTGGGCTTCAGTGTCATGGAGCAGAGAAGTTCCCAGATTGTCACACATCAGCAGGAGACTGTCGTGACGG aagaCTCGAGTTCCAGACGCCGAACTGTGCAGGGCGTGTCGGACGAGGGTGTACCCCATGGAATCTCTGATCGCAGACAAGCAAAACTTCCATAA